Proteins encoded by one window of Bacillus sp. DTU_2020_1000418_1_SI_GHA_SEK_038:
- a CDS encoding hemolysin family protein produces MMILNLFLLFLLIALTAFFVASEFAMVKVRSSRIDQLIAEGNPKANAAKKVTANLDEYLSACQLGITITALGLGWLGEPTIAKMLEPIFEQLNLQPSLNKVLSFVIAFSVVTFLHVVIGELAPKTVAIQKAEAVTLSFAQPLIWFYKILFPFIWTLNHSARFVTSLFGLKPVSEHEIAHSEEELRIILSESLKSGEINQSEYKYVNNIFEFDNRIAKEIMVPRTEIVSLDENATLSEVLDVIMNERYTRYPITGGDKDTILGHINVKEILTDCIRKKCKEENTVVQYIKPVIKVIETIPIHDLLLKMQKERIHMAILFDEYGGTAGLVTAEDILEEIVGEIRDEFDADELPFVQKLDKDHYILDAKLLISETNDLLGTTLDEDEVDTLGGWILTQKFDLEQGEALEHDGYQFIIKEIEGHHILYIEVKKANAD; encoded by the coding sequence ATGATGATACTTAATCTTTTCCTGCTATTTTTATTAATTGCCTTAACTGCTTTTTTTGTTGCATCTGAATTTGCCATGGTAAAGGTTCGTTCATCCCGTATTGACCAACTAATTGCAGAGGGCAATCCGAAAGCAAACGCTGCAAAAAAAGTAACCGCCAATCTCGATGAATACTTATCTGCATGTCAGCTTGGAATTACCATAACCGCCTTAGGCCTCGGCTGGCTTGGTGAGCCAACTATCGCAAAAATGTTAGAACCCATCTTTGAGCAGCTTAATTTACAGCCTTCCCTTAATAAGGTTCTTTCGTTTGTCATCGCCTTTTCAGTTGTCACCTTCTTACATGTAGTTATAGGAGAGCTGGCACCAAAAACAGTTGCCATTCAAAAAGCTGAAGCCGTTACTCTATCTTTCGCCCAGCCTTTAATTTGGTTTTACAAAATTTTATTCCCTTTTATTTGGACCCTTAATCACTCGGCAAGATTTGTAACTAGCCTGTTTGGTTTAAAGCCTGTTTCTGAGCATGAAATTGCCCACTCTGAAGAAGAATTGCGGATTATCCTTTCTGAAAGCCTGAAGAGCGGTGAAATCAACCAGTCAGAATATAAATACGTAAATAATATTTTCGAATTTGACAATCGCATCGCAAAGGAGATTATGGTCCCTCGAACTGAAATCGTCAGCTTAGATGAGAATGCTACGCTTTCTGAAGTCCTTGATGTCATCATGAATGAAAGGTATACAAGGTATCCGATCACGGGTGGAGACAAAGATACCATTCTTGGACATATTAACGTGAAAGAAATATTAACCGACTGTATTCGAAAAAAATGCAAAGAGGAAAATACAGTAGTGCAGTATATAAAGCCTGTAATAAAAGTTATTGAAACCATCCCTATTCATGATCTGCTGTTGAAAATGCAAAAGGAACGAATTCATATGGCCATATTATTTGATGAATATGGCGGAACTGCTGGTTTAGTTACGGCAGAGGATATTTTAGAGGAAATAGTTGGTGAAATTCGTGATGAGTTTGATGCTGATGAACTTCCTTTCGTGCAAAAGCTGGATAAAGACCATTATATATTAGATGCAAAGCTGCTCATTTCTGAAACGAATGATTTATTAGGTACGACTCTTGATGAAGATGAGGTCGATACTCTTGGCGGCTGGATACTCACACAAAAATTCGATTTAGAACAGGGAGAGGCCCTTGAACATGATGGATACCAATTTATTATTAAAGAAATTGAAGGCCACCATATACTCTATATTGAAGTGAAAAAAGCTAATGCTGACTGA
- a CDS encoding metalloregulator ArsR/SmtB family transcription factor, which produces MKIINDVCEITCVDEEKVNRLKSKLMDQNTTDVTKIFKALADVTRLKIAYSLVLEEPLCVCDVANIAGCSIASASHHLRTLKKLGLAKFKKEGKLVYYSLDDEHVRQLIEIAFIHHKEVALREPGNGERNG; this is translated from the coding sequence ATGAAGATCATAAATGATGTTTGTGAAATTACATGCGTTGATGAAGAAAAGGTAAATCGGTTAAAAAGCAAGTTAATGGATCAGAATACAACAGATGTAACAAAAATTTTCAAAGCTCTTGCTGATGTTACCCGTCTAAAAATTGCTTATTCCTTAGTTCTAGAGGAACCTTTATGTGTTTGCGATGTTGCCAATATTGCAGGCTGCTCAATTGCATCCGCATCACATCATTTACGAACACTGAAGAAGCTTGGACTAGCAAAGTTTAAGAAAGAGGGTAAGCTTGTTTATTATTCACTTGATGACGAGCATGTCCGCCAACTCATCGAAATCGCATTTATCCATCATAAGGAGGTGGCTTTACGTGAACCAGGCAATGGCGAAAGAAACGGATAA